In Saccharomycodes ludwigii strain NBRC 1722 chromosome III, whole genome shotgun sequence, one DNA window encodes the following:
- the RKI1 gene encoding ribose-5-phosphate isomerase RKI1 (similar to Saccharomyces cerevisiae YOR095C | RKI1 | Ribose-5-phosphate Ketol-Isomerase): MSIELIKSCLNHIENLPKLADPLESSKRLASYTAVDTHFLPLLSKQRDLVVGVGSGTTVVYVAERLGEIKAKINRSLSQYEIICIPTGFQSKQLILDNNLRLGNIEEYPKIDIVFDGADESDPKLNLIKGGGACLFQEKLISRSASVFIVVADYRKQVENIGSKWSVPIEVVPSSYVYVTNQLKIKFGHILQKCSVRQGGKAKAGPVVTDNGNFIIDVNFGKITKPTELHEELIKIVGIVETGIFPNVNCEAAYFGHSDGTVVSIKIEPTAVFSQ, encoded by the coding sequence ATGTCAATAGAGCTTATCAAATCCTGTTTAAATCATATCGAAAATTTACCAAAATTGGCTGATCCTTTAGAATCATCTAAACGTTTAGCTTCATATACAGCAGTGGATACCCATTTTTTACCCCTTTTATCAAAACAAAGAGATCTAGTTGTTGGTGTAGGAAGTGGAACCACAGTAGTTTATGTTGCTGAAAGGTTGGGTGAGATAAAAGCCAAAATAAATCGTAGTCTGTCCCAATATGAAATTATTTGTATACCTACTGGGTTTCAATCTAAGCAATTAATAttagataataatttgaGACTAGGAAATATTGAGGAATATCCTAAAATCGACATTGTATTTGATGGTGCTGACGAAAGTGAtccaaaattaaatttaatcaaAGGTGGTGGAGCATGTTTAtttcaagaaaaattaattagtAGAAGTGCTTcagtttttattgttgttgctgattACAGGAAACAAGTGGAAAATATCGGGTCCAAATGGAGTGTACCAATTGAGGTTGTCCCATCATCCTATGTTTATGTGAcaaatcaattaaaaataaaatttggtCATATCCTGCAAAAATGCAGCGTCAGACAAGGTGGGAAAGCCAAAGCCGGTCCTGTTGTCACTGATAATggtaattttataattgatGTTAACTTTGgtaaaataacaaaaccAACTGAACTACACGAAGAATTAATTAAGATTGTTGGAATTGTTGAAACCGGCATTTTTCCTAATGTTAATTGTGAAGCGGCATACTTTGGTCACTCAGATGGTACCGTTGTTTCTATAAAGATTGAACCTACGGCTGTGTTCTCACAATGA
- a CDS encoding uncharacterized protein (similar to Saccharomyces cerevisiae YOR092W | ECM3 | ExtraCellular Mutant (paralog of YNL095C | putative protein of unknown function)) — MGTGFILAKANILTAEATKIISQIVLIVLLPCLSFNKIVANIEDKDIKDVGIICLSSILIFGTGLFFAWVVRCLLPVPKKWYGGILAGGMFPNISDLPIAYLQTMDTGLIFTEAEGEKGVACVIIFMAMWMICVFNLGGFLLIEMDFNYKDEESADYSDVENSSSKEIANDDSSSKNSSSSKINDTTTNLHNAKEDSSNSSSLPIPTPDVESLESTISSIDSSTPNLKPNDNIPDTKNNKVTQPAEKLIQGSNKNTKNANKRSKDPVQYTSKDNNTNAIMRRRSLSTLSHTSSVTPSSTKIPNPTGMDALIRHYSRVDQFGNDLDEDGNNVSNLDPNDGDATDNNNTKSSDSVASNKLQKVMSSHLARMVTQDAAVRKKDIEASGKSKIIPNFMKNFKILNFFLFFLKNCLRPCSIAVILALIICFIPWVKALFVTAADAPRIRQAPDEEPALNFFMDFTSYVGAASVPFGLLLLGGTLGSLEIKDLYPGFWKSAVVLVFLRQCIMPIFGVLWCERLIKAGWLNIIDDKMLLFVIVIDWALPSMTTIIYFTASYTPLNATDTTQMDCVSFFLLLQYPLLVVSLPFLVTYYIKVQLKL, encoded by the coding sequence atggGCACAGGGTTTATACTAGCCAAAGCCAATATTTTAACTGCAGAGgcaacaaaaattatttcaCAGATTGTTcttattgttttattaccaTGTTTAtcctttaataaaatcGTAGCTAACATAGAAGACAAAGACATTAAAGATGTAGGTATTATATGTCTATCATCTATCCTAATCTTTGGCACTGGCTTATTTTTTGCTTGGGTTGTTCGTTGTTTATTACCCGTCCCCAAAAAATGGTATGGTGGGATTCTAGCAGGAGGTATGTTCCCCAATATTAGTGATTTACCAATTGCTTATCTACAAACTATGGACACTGGGTTAATTTTTACAGAAGCAGAGGGTGAGAAAGGTGTTGCttgtgttattatttttatggcAATGTGGATGATTTGTGTATTTAATCTTGGTggctttttattaattgaaaTGGATTTCAACTACAAAGATGAAGAAAGTGCAGATTATTCTGACGTAGAAAATAGTTCATCAAAGGAAATAGCCAATGATGATTCCAGTAGTAAAAATTCAAGTTCAAGCAAGATCAATGATACTACCACTAATCTTCATAACGCAAAAGAAGATAGCTCAAACTCTTCTTCTTTGCCAATACCTACTCCTGACGTAGAGTCATTGGAGTCAACGATAAGTTCTATAGATTCAAGTACtccaaatttaaaaccaaaTGACAATATTCCTGAtaccaaaaacaacaaagtTACACAACCAgctgaaaaattaatacaaggcagtaataaaaataccaaaaatgCAAATAAAAGATCAAAAGATCCTGTACAGTACACTTCgaaagataataatactaatgcTATTATGCGTCGTAGATCATTGTCTACTCTGTCACACACATCTTCTGTTACTCCATCGTCTACGAAGATACCTAATCCCACAGGTATGGACGCATTAATTAGACATTATTCAAGAGTTGACCAATTTGGAAATGATTTAGATGAAGATGGCAACAATGTGTCCAATTTGGACCCAAATGATGGCGATGCAACcgataacaataacacaAAATCATCAGATTCAGTAGCATCTAACAAACTACAGAAAGTTATGTCCTCCCATTTAGCCAGAATGGTTACACAAGATGCAGCTgtcagaaaaaaagatatagaAGCTTCGGGGAAGTCCAAGATTATACCTaattttatgaaaaattttaaaattttaaacttttttcttttttttttgaaaaattgtcTACGTCCATGTAGTATAGCAGTTATACTTgcattaataatttgttttattccTTGGGTCAAGGCCTTATTTGTTACAGCGGCCGATGCTCCTCGTATTCGTCAAGCTCCTGATGAAGAACCAGcattaaacttttttatgGATTTTACCAGTTATGTAGGCGCGGCTTCAGTTCCATTTgggttattattattgggtGGTACGCTAGGTAGCTTAGAAATCAAAGACTTGTATCCAGGGTTTTGGAAATCTGCGGTGGTTTTAGTTTTTCTAAGACAATGTATAATGCCAATTTTTGGTGTATTATGGTGTGAAAGATTGATTAAAGCAGGCTGGTTGAATATCATTGATGATAAAATGCTATTATTTGTCATTGTCATTGATTGGGCTTTACCTTCAATgactactattatttattttactgCAAGCTATACACCATTAAATGCAACCGATACAACTCAAATGGATTGtgtttcatttttcttgttattACAATATCCATTGCTAGTTGTTAGTTTACCATTTTTGGTTACTTATTATATAAAGGTACAATTAAAActatag
- the APP1 gene encoding phosphatidate phosphatase APP1 (similar to Saccharomyces cerevisiae YNL094W | APP1 | Actin Patch Protein), translating to MKNTKDAYLPTITSSFNQLRSEASSSMKYYYNNSVSNVYDQSNQQEYQHQNAENTKEFLNNAKIVIYPIYSTFNSVENLYLTHVKGNIYLPGVMNRKNRLIYSLCKQLMRKPTNSDTLTTLIENQEISRNGSMHHNDIDDTASVASSAFPSSLASSPSSSSSPSSSSSSSSSPDLSSVISSKNTNTSENSNKIFDSRISGFLSKGVNNCQISLYVDNQLYANLKSDELGNFECLLTTIKMPNNVTCKCLLNSNISNSINVVHYSESAISVISDIDDTIKHTGVVGDKRSLICNTFQNDYSQWLIPSVSKWYGLLSHNYSIEFFYVSNSPIQLYPFLQEFISQFYPSGVIFLKEYFQGNLLSNIMVSSAKRKLGFIAKVIRDYPSKKFILIGDSGEKDLEAYITTAIMFPKQVLAIYIRSVPGSLSDLDNNDEIIRQNLNDMIEKHYLNITQEHDSSATCHNVNEHITLSSPPLSNHRNNSPEVIPDLITFDDDCHDENTTVDTIKSTSSSYSSSSSSSPPRKPFKKKNLLTPEIEEEIKRSQTPSTAGSISTITSVPGAASTITGDNSSDSCSRALMEKKKPPVPRKSNAVNAAYSRAILDGSTKATPITPVLKTTASRPPPPPVPPRKTVNSCKSTSTNIAKDVQNNHIAASNSSYANDQDGGNKNTREFEDEDEDDYCYYTPSSQNDYGSYETFMDKRADMWRRRVEHAITQLSTVAFRNGTQNKIRLKFFKDDCLQDSIDVIEEASGDKCGNDDQVNVNKDNMEPPSLI from the coding sequence atgaaaaatacaaaGGATGCATACTTACCTACCATTACATCTAGTTTCAACCAGTTAAGATCAGAGGCTTCAAGTTCTatgaaatattattataacaaCAGTGTTAGCAATGTTTATGATCAAAGTAACCAACAAGAATATCAGCATCAAAACGCAGAAAATACTAAAGAGTTTTTAAACAATGcaaaaatagtaatatacCCGATATATAGTACGTTTAACTCTGTCGAAAACCTATATCTAACTCATGTCAAGGGGAACATATACTTACCAGGCGTCAtgaatagaaaaaatagattAATTTATTCGTTGTGTAAACAGCTGATGAGGAAACCTACAAATTCTGACACTTTAACTACACTAATCGAAAATCAAGAAATTAGTCGTAATGGTAGCATGCATCATAATGATATTGACGATACTGCTTCAGTTGCATCGTCCGCATTTCCTTCGTCATTAGCATCATCGccctcctcctcctcctccccctcttcttcttcttcttcttcttcttctcctgATCTTAGCTCGGTAATATcatcaaaaaatacaaatactAGCGAAAAcagtaataaaatatttgattcCAGGATTTCAGGGTTTTTGTCCAAGGGAGTTAATAATTGTCAAATTTCACTGTACGTAGATAATCAATTATATGCTAATCTGAAAAGTGATGAGTTAGGTAATTTTGAATGCCTACTAACAACTATCAAGATGCCGAATAATGTTACATGCAAATGTCTTCTCAACAGCAATATATCTAACTCTATCAATGTCGTTCACTATTCAGAAAGTGCTATTAGCGTAATAAGCGATATTGATGATACTATAAAGCATACTGGTGTTGTAGGAGACAAACGATCTTTAATCTGTAACACATTTCAAAATGATTACTCTCAGTGGTTAATTCCATCGGTTTCTAAATGGTACGGCCTGTTGTCTCATAATTATAGCATAGAGTTTTTTTACGTTTCAAATTCTCCAATCCAATTATACCCATTTTTACAAGAGTTTATATCACAATTCTACCCCAGTGgggtaatatttttaaaagaatattttcaaGGTAACTTATTGAGTAATATTATGGTTTCTTCAGCTAAAAGGAAGTTAGGGTTCATAGCTAAGGTTATTAGAGATTATCCCTCAaagaaatttattttaattggtGATTCTGGTGAAAAAGATTTGGAGGCTTATATAACAACTGCAATTATGTTCCCCAAACAGGTATTAGCCATATACATTAGAAGTGTTCCAGGTTCATTGAGTGATttagataataatgatgaaataATTAGACAAAATTTGAATGATATGATCgaaaaacattatttaaaCATTACTCAAGAACATGATTCTTCTGCAACTTGTCATAATGTAAATGAACATATTACCTTATCGTCACCTCCATTGAGTAATCATAGAAATAACAGCCCTGAGGTCATACCGGATTTAATAACCTTCGATGATGATTGCCATGATGAAAATACAACGGTTGACACCATAAAATCAACATCGTCATcttattcttcttcttcttcttcttctccgCCAAGGAAaccatttaaaaagaagaatttaTTAACTCCAGAAATTGaggaagaaataaaaagatcACAAACACCTTCAACCGCGGGTTCAATATCTACAATAACTAGTGTACCAGGCGCGGCATCAACTATTACTGGGGATAATAGCAGTGATAGTTGCAGTAGAGCTTTaatggaaaagaaaaaaccgCCTGTTCCACGTAAAAGCAACGCTGTTAATGCTGCATATTCTAGAGCAATTTTAGATGGTTCGACAAAAGCAACACCCATAACACCTGTCTTGAAAACTACGGCATCAAGGCCCCCACCACCGCCTGTACCTCCACGTAAAACAGTCAATAGTTGTAAAAGTACTAGTACAAACATAGCTAAAGATGTGCAAAATAATCACATTGCAGCATCAAATAGCTCATACGCCAATGATCAAGATggtggaaataaaaatacaagaGAATTTGAGGATGAGGATGAGGatgattattgttattatacaCCATCATCTCAAAATGATTATGGTTCTTATGAAACTTTTATGGATAAAAGGGCTGATATGTGGAGGAGGAGGGTGGAGCACGCCATTACTCAACTATCCACTGTGGCCTTCAGAAACGGTactcaaaataaaataagattaaaatttttcaagGATGATTGTTTGCAAGATAGTATTGATGTCATAGAAGAAGCATCTGGTGATAAATGTGGCAATGATGACCAAGTCAAtgttaataaagataaCATGGAACCACCAAGTTTGATATGA
- the CMR2 gene encoding Cmr2p (similar to Saccharomyces cerevisiae YOR093C | CMR2 | Changed Mutation Rate): MDFSISSSLPLEAQKLLEELIIDYKEENLTPKGYLKKRQLLLDSYKNVRSPSKSIKIHKTNGSLLSSSTASFESMSIISPEPSLYKVTTTTSSNNNNSSNIIESKSPLNSNNNNNNNNNSYNDNENSLMVMKNKNNPSNNNKLTPASSTSLRISRTNTSASTNNSSNNKGNVKRRLSQISLPFSPDSGEYDPMTPLLPRVEKLTSTFKGASLPAILRARSQLQAKETALIIVNHKNKETVISWEKLYLRSEKIAHELSKSKSLYKMDKVLLWFNRDDVIEFAVSLFGCFISGMIAVPVSFETYSLNEIIEIVKLTNSKTIIISEDASKQLTNLTTSNGKLKLIKSDFFSKITFVKSSDMGIYSKAKKIQPIFDIPSISYIEFTRTPLGKLSGVVMKHKILENQFETFSSIINSRLNSLRASATKKTSANSIIRPLTASSGGSARRRFITVNTLDTTRNSGLVLGLLFNIYTGNLMVSGDSKHILTTSGGFETLIDKYRADIILSDQLQLKQVVINYLDNPEVSSKKRKQRVDFSCIKFCFTTCTTIDTDVSEMIVHKWLKNLGGMDASQCYSPILTLPDFGGIFISLKDQLGKLENFPLHDPKLRLQDDLFIEKEVLKENIIKPSITAMINASSSTQNFIRLASFGYPIPDSYVAIVNPDDGTLVQDLTVGEVWISSPTITDEFYQMDKVNEFVFNAKINYTEMFRMLRASKSSSSIVEKLRTIMTTCTTNLKFLRTKLMGFVHNGRIFILSLVEDMILQNKLIRLPNWSHTSDLTKSKNIEKKRRLVQTHYLQHITENLVRTVEYVLEVSAFELPQNKDEHFLVMCVESTYLRNSALTIANNDSVTTVGSSNSVQKLEKTLNALLEKIYKILWIFHKIQPFCIMLLPPGSLPKRYCSLEIANSIVEKKFFSGELNSKFVKFQLDNVILDFVPHSSYYNESIFSEHLSELRHKAIGQNINQHFGNVNLEKFWQTSGIDFRDKTVDTRSNIVLTSFTSIMDILQWRSKNQPNDFAFSDGQVSGSGGSLANNNGNNYHKNVSWRQFDNIVASFLKKIIDSKTPLKAGDPIVIIAENSVEYAAMVNACFYCGFLVIPLPVFKDSTATENVLLLVNIVKSYKVKRIFVDGKHFTLLDDNTLTSKMLKKYKNEIPKITNFSKIKKRQKLLITDCKTIMKSKYKYGRLQKAGCVIWIDKETDINLNTNVVMNHPLLLNMCKIIKETLKMSSDTRILSCCRHTNGIGFLQSCLLGIYVGTTTTSFSSSDIYHDITEFLIALQNLNIKDLYLSPEFLTFVLQKANEFLTQHEIYDKRNNDSKIKNAHLKPFFLKNVANIIVPFSGRPRTDLIESLIRKYPQIGCTNLNVNYLYEHRFNPFVSVRSYLGIPPVHVYLDPESLREGTIKEVDPHVTNDYICLQDSGIVPVCTLVSIVNPETRKLCYSGEIGEIWCCSEENSYDYYIANLDQKPLLQNKAPSNKAAKTYKLQKEKFITSQFNSKINNGGVNDSLTYLRTGDLGFMRSFTKIDDRGNKLNLALLYVLGGIHETIENLGLTHFVVDLEKTIINTHASIANCMVAKVGGFLSCIVEMKKEKNRPEHSNIVSLIVAMLLKKHGVILDLCCFAKCGALTSKYFDWHKNRRNILTNWINKNIVIEDSYGTNFGENTSLYLLSDFETQK; this comes from the coding sequence ATGGATTTTAGTATTTCTTCTAGCTTACCATTAGAAGCtcaaaaattattggagGAGCTAATTATCGAttataaagaagaaaaccTAACTCCCAAAGGTTATCTTAAAAAGAGACAACTGTTACTAGATTCTTATAAAAATGTTCGATCCCCATCAAAATCCATAAAAATACACAAAACAAATGGTAGCTTACTATCATCCTCAACAGCATCTTTCGAATCAATGTCAATAATATCCCCTGAACCCTCTTTATACAAAGTAACCACAACTACATCctcaaacaataataatagcagcAATATTATAGAAAGCAAATCTCCGcttaatagtaataataataataataataataataatagttataATGACAACGAAAACTCATTGATggtaatgaaaaataaaaataatccatcaaataataataaactgACACCAGCATCCTCAACATCGTTAAGAATATCAAGAACAAACACTTCGGCGAGCACTAATAACAGCTCCAACAATAAAGGTAATGTCAAAAGAAGATTATCGCAAATATCTTTACCGTTTTCTCCGGATAGTGGAGAATATGATCCAATGACTCCTCTGTTACCCCgtgttgaaaaattaacttCTACTTTCAAAGGTGCTTCTTTGCCAGCTATATTACGTGCGAGATCGCAATTGCAAGCCAAAGAAACTGCATTGATTATAGTCaatcataaaaataaagaaactGTCATATCCTGGGAAAAATTATACTTGAGATCGGAAAAAATTGCTCATGAATTATCAAAAAGTAAATCCCTATATAAAATGGATAAAGTGTTGTTGTGGTTTAACAGAGATGATGTCATAGAATTCGCTGTTTCTCTATTTGGTTGTTTTATCTCTGGTATGATTGCTGTTCCAGTTAGTTTCGAGACTTATTCTTTAAACGAAATTATCGaaattgtaaaattaacaaattccaaaactattattatatcGGAGGATGCATCAAAGCAATTGACAAATTTAACAACATCTAATGGGAAACTGAAGTTGATTAAAAGCgactttttttctaaaatcaCTTTCGTAAAATCCTCCGATATGGGCATATACAGCAAAGCTAAAAAAATCCAACCGATTTTCGATATTCCAAGCATCTCCTATATCGAATTCACAAGGACCCCATTAGGCAAATTATCCGGTGTAGTAATGAAACATAAAATTTTGGAGAATCAATTTGAAACTTTTTCCTCAATTATAAATTCAAGACTAAACTCTTTGAGAGCTTCAGccacaaaaaaaacttcCGCTAATAGCATCATCAGACCTTTAACAGCCTCGAGTGGTGGGTCAGCTAGGAGACGTTTTATAACAGTCAATACATTGGATACCACAAGAAATAGTGGGTTGGTGCTAGGACTATTgttcaatatatataccgGTAATTTAATGGTATCCGGAGATAGCAAACACATTTTGACCACGAGTGGTGGTTTTGAAACTCTAATTGATAAATATAGAGCAGATATTATATTAAGTGATCAATTACAATTAAAGCAAGTCGTTATTAACTATTTGGATAATCCAGAAGtttcttcaaaaaaaaggaaacaaaGGGTTGACTTTAGTTgtattaaattttgtttcaCAACATGTACCACAATAGATACAGATGTGAGCGAAATGATCGTTCACAAAtggttaaaaaatttaggTGGTATGGATGCGTCCCAATGCTACAGTCCGATTTTAACATTACCTGATTTCGGTGGGATTTTCATCTCCTTAAAAGATCAGCTAGGTAAACTAGAAAATTTCCCGTTGCATGATCCTAAATTAAGACTGCAAGATGACTTGTTTATAGAAAAGGAAGTCCtaaaggaaaatattattaaaccCAGTATTACTGCAATGATCAATGCATCTTCCTCAACACAAAATTTCATCAGACTAGCGTCCTTTGGCTATCCAATTCCAGATAGTTATGTCGCAATAGTTAATCCAGATGATGGTACTCTAGTACAAGACTTGACGGTCGGTGAAGTCTGGATCTCTTCTCCTACCATTACTGACgaattttatcaaatgGATAAAGTTAAtgaatttgtttttaacgCCAAAATCAATTACACGGAAATGTTTAGAATGTTACGGGCAAGTAAATCATCTTCCTCGATAGTTGAGAAACTAAGGACCATTATGACTACATGCACTAccaatttgaaatttttaagaACCAAATTAATGGGGTTTGTTCATAACGGAcgtattttcattttatctTTAGTGGAGGATATGATTTtgcaaaataaattaattaggCTGCCAAATTGGTCTCATACAAGCGATTTAACCAAATCTAAAAACATCGAAAAGAAACGAAGATTAGTACAAACACATTATTTACAACACATCACTGAAAACCTAGTAAGAACCGTTGAATATGTCTTAGAAGTCAGTGCCTTTGAATTGCCTCAAAACAAGGATGAACATTTTTTGGTTATGTGTGTAGAATCTACTTATTTAAGAAATTCGGCCCTAACCATAGCCAATAATGATTCTGTAACAACGGTGGGGTCGTCAAATTCAGttcaaaaattggaaaaaactttgaatGCCttgttggaaaaaatttacaagaTATTATGGATTTTCCATAAGATTCAACCATTTTGTATTATGCTTCTACCACCTGGTTCATTACCTAAGCGGTACTGTTCTTTAGAAATAGCAAACAgtattgttgaaaaaaaattttttagtgGTGAActaaattcaaaatttgtaaaatttcAGTTGGACAATGTAATACTAGATTTTGTTCCCCATTCTTCCTATTATAATGAAAGCATATTTAGTGAACATTTATCAGAGTTAAGACACAAAGCTATTGGGCAAAATATTAATCAGCATTTTGGAAACgtaaatttggaaaaattttgGCAAACTTCAGGGATAGATTTTAGGGATAAAACTGTAGATACGAGATcaaatattgttttaacATCTTTCACTTCCATAATGGATATTTTGCAGTGGAGAAGTAAAAACCAACCAAATGATTTTGCATTTAGCGATGGCCAGGTTAGTGGTAGTGGCGGTAGTTtggctaataataatgggaATAACTATCATAAAAATGTTTCCTGGAGACAATTTGATAATATAGTGGCatcatttttgaaaaaaatcattgatTCCAAAACGCCATTGAAAGCGGGGGATCCCATCGTAATTATTGCCGAAAATTCTGTAGAGTATGCTGCGATGGTTAATGCCTGTTTCTACTGTGGGTTTTTGGTTATCCCACTCCCTGTTTTCAAAGATAGTACTGCCACGGAAAATGTTCTGCTTTTAGTAAACATCGTTAAATCCtataaagttaaaagaatttttgTGGATGGGAAACATTTCACGTTGTTAGATGACAATACATTGACAAGTAAAatgctaaaaaaatataaaaatgaaatccCCAAGATaactaatttttcaaaaataaagaaaaggcAGAAATTGCTCATTACTGATTGTAAAACCATCATGAAATCTAAGTACAAGTATGGCCGACTGCAGAAAGCCGGATGTGTTATATGGATCGATAAAGAAACCGATATCAATCTAAACACCAATGTGGTAATGAACCACCCATTATTACTAAATATGTGTAAAATTATCAAGGAGACATTGAAAATGTCCAGTGATACCCGTATTCTATCGTGTTGTAGACATACCAATGGAATTGGGTTTTTGCAAAGCTGTTTGTTAGGTATATATGTCGGCACTACGACTACATCCTTTAGTTCTTCCGACATTTATCATGATATCACTGAGTTTTTAATTGCTTTGCAGAATTTAAATATCAAAGATTTGTATCTATCCCCtgaatttttaacttttgtGCTACAAAAGGCAAATGAGTTTTTGACACAACACGAAATATATGATAAAAGGAACAATGATTCTAAGATTAAAAATGCACATttaaaacctttttttttaaaaaacgTTGCCAACATCATAGTTCCATTTTCTGGAAGGCCACGAACGGATTTGATTGAATCTTTAATAAGGAAATATCCGCAAATTGGTTGCACAAACCTGAatgttaattatttatatgaaCATAGATTTAATCCTTTCGTTTCGGTGAGGTCCTACCTTGGAATTCCGCCCGTGCACGTGTATTTGGATCCAGAATCTTTAAGAGAAGGTACTATAAAGGAGGTGGATCCCCATGTTACCAACgattatatttgtttacaGGATAGTGGTATTGTTCCAGTTTGTACTTTAGTCTCTATTGTTAATCCAGAAACAAGGAAACTATGTTATTCCGGTGAGATAGGCGAAATTTGGTGTTGTTCTGAAGAAAATTCCTATGACTATTATATTGCTAATTTGGATCAAAAACCTTTGCTTCAAAATAAAGCGCCATCGAATAAAGCTGCTAAGACTtataaattacaaaaagaaaaatttatcaCTTCACAGTTCAATAGCAAAATCAATAACGGTGGCGTGAATGATAGTTTAACATACTTGCGTACAGGTGATTTGGGTTTCATGAGAAGTTTTACTAAAATTGATGACCGTGGTAATAAATTGAACCTAGCATTATTATACGTTTTAGGTGGCATACATGAAACTATAGAAAATTTGGGCTTAACTCATTTTGTGGTGGACTTGGAGAAAACTATCATTAATACACATGCAAGTATTGCTAATTGTATGGTTGCTAAAGTGGGCGGGTTTTTAAGTTGTATAgtagaaatgaaaaaagagaaaaatcGGCCAGAACATTCAAATATTGTTTCATTGATAGTTGCAatgttattgaaaaaacatGGTGTTATTTTAGATTTATGTTGTTTTGCCAAATGTGGTGCCTTAAcatccaaatattttgacTGGCATAAAAACCgaagaaatatattaacGAATTGGattaacaaaaacataGTTATCGAGGATAGTTATGGAACTAATTTCGGAGAGAATACGTCATTATATTTGCTTTCTGATTTTGAAACTCAGAAATGA
- the ARF3 gene encoding Arf family GTPase ARF3 (similar to Saccharomyces cerevisiae YOR094W | ARF3 | ADP-Ribosylation Factor), producing the protein MGSSISRALGKVFGSREMKILMLGLDNAGKTSILYKLKLNKVKTHEAPTVGFNVETVSYKKVKFNMWDVGGQERLRPLWRHYYPATNALIFVIDSSDRSRLNEAKEELYNIIGEKEMQNVTLLVLANKQDLKTAMKPQELSKYLELDKNIKKNRQLWCCVGSNALTGQGLVEGLSWIANNTK; encoded by the coding sequence ATGGGTAGCTCTATTTCAAGGGCTTTAGGTAAAGTATTTGGCTCAAGAGAGATGAAAATCTTGATGCTAGGTCTAGATAATGCCGGGAAAACtagtatattatataaactaaaattaaacaaagtTAAAACACATGAAGCGCCAACTGTTGGTTTCAATGTAGAGACTGTATCAtacaaaaaagttaaattcAATATGTGGGACGTCGGTGGACAAGAAAGATTGCGACCACTTTGGAGACATTATTATCCTGCTACAAAtgctttaatttttgttattgataGTTCCGATAGAAGCAGATTAAATGAAGCCAAGGAGGAAttgtataatattattggtgAAAAGGAAATGCAAAATGTTACTTTACTAGTATTGGCTAACAAGcaagatttaaaaacagCTATGAAGCCACAAGAACTATCTAAGTACCTGGAATtagacaaaaatataaagaaaaatagacAATTATGGTGTTGTGTTGGGAGTAATGCTTTGACTGGTCAAGGTTTAGTAGAGGGTTTATCTTGGATtgctaataataccaaataa